Part of the Quercus lobata isolate SW786 chromosome 6, ValleyOak3.0 Primary Assembly, whole genome shotgun sequence genome, CAAAGCAGCAACATCACGTGGGCATAACAGTTCCCCCACAGCAGCATCAGTCCCCAACCCTCCATGTGTCTGTGGGTCCCAGCTGGACTTGTCCTTCCTTGCCGTGGGGTCTCATAATTTCTCTGTATTGTGAATATGTTCTCCATATTCAGAAACACAGCTTCTATATTCACAAACTTCACTCAGCTCTTACCTCTATGAAACAAGCTCTCTAAACTCACTTGCACTCACAGACCTTGGACATCTCACACAACACTCTCAggtaatatttttacaatattgtgattatttgttaggtttttttttttaagaaaaatgtagaacatattaggaaaagttttgtttttcttatttgttagtgtgtaaatattgtgattaatttatttgttagtatattgtgattatttgctaggtttttttttaaagaaaaatttataacacattaggaaaacttttgtttttcttatttgttagtgtcaatattgtgattaatttatttgttagtatattgtgaataatttgctaggttttttttaaagaaaaatttagaacatattaggaaaagttttgtttttcttatttgttagtgtgtaaatattgtgattaatttatttgttagtatattgtgattatttgctaggtttttttttttaagaaaaatttaaaacatattaggaaaagttttgtttttcttatttgttagtgtaaatattgtgattagtttatttgttagtatattgtgattatttgctaggtttttttttttgtaagaaaaatttagaacatattaggaaaagttttgtttttcttatttgttagtgTGTAagtattgtgattaatttatttgttagtatattgtgattatttcctaggttttttattttttaaaattaatattaggaCACATTTGTATAAGATCATGAATctacttaagaaaaaatatcTATAATGACTAGtaatattatgattaattattgggaatatttagtaaataattgtgattaaattacaacatattggggaattttttttttgttagtgtaaatattgtgattaaattacaacatattggggaatttatttatttatttttttgttagtgtaaatattgtgattaaattatttgctaagtttttttttaagaaagttaatattgtgattattgggaatatttagtaccaaatattgtgattattatgTGAAAATTTGAGTACTCTAGATAtgcaattttttcctttttatttttattttttcattgaaGAGAATATATAAAGCTTTTTTGGCTAAAGGTTCGAAGCTCAAAATCTTATAAatccaattatttatttattttttaaggaagtTGCAGCAGTAAAATTGTAACATGAAATGGTCATGACCATGACCATGAATGAATGTGTAAGGATGGTGCAGCACCAGCACGTATAGTTTgtgaaaaatttacaaatatttgGTGTTGTTACCGTTTGTAACATTCCAAGTTAGGAAAAAAGGAGCAGactttaaaaatagaaagagagcaAACGCTATCCATTTCCATAGCCCTTTAGGATTTTAGGGGATTAGAAGAAGGCAAAAAGAATGGAGTCATTGgggatttttttagaaaataactacaaatattgtgattattgggaatatttagtaccaaatattgtgattattatgTTATTACAACATATGGGAATATTCGTTTTgtttgttagtgtaaatattgtgataatatgctaagtttaaaaaaaaattaatattgtgattaattattgggaatatttagtactAAATATTGTGATCAATTGTTAGGAATATTTAGTACTTTTAGGTCTTTCTCATGGATATGAAATGGATTATGAGTTTGATACCTAAGATAGTAGTCTTTTTACCATAAATTATTTCaagatatatttgtttaagatTTGTAACAAAGATTTCAATGGATAACTAGTtggtatataatatttttgttcatcATAACTTATTTGAATGGGTTTTGAAAGTCATGCCCCTAGaatgatttagaatttttaaagaatatgaaattggtaatgACTATTTTTGTAAGATTACTAAAGGTGAGTATATGCAAATTTGGTTGAGGTTAGTATTGTTGGCATTTCATACGCAAAGTTTTGTGATTGATGTTGATTGAacattataaatttgtcactaacaCAATTACACTTGATGATCTATAGGTTGACAAtgatctatataaatatatactacgGTGGACCCCTTAGCAATGCCAACCCTTATGATGGAGTCTCATTTCAAGGTCCGGGTATCCAGTGCTACTATATGATGATACGCCGTAAGCTAAAGACCCTGAATGAGCTGAAAGTAAAAATTATGGAAGAGTTGCAAGTGAACCCTGCTTTGCATGACATACATATTACTTTCCGTTCTCCATATGAAGTCCTCAATCAATGCATTAATTACAGATATATGGCGATAACAGAGGACAAACATGTGAAATTCATGTTTAGTAAGATGGACAAATGGAAACAAGCAGCAGATTTTGAGTTGTACGTCACTTTGGAGCCGCGTGCAGAAGTTGGTGTAGAGGACGAAATTGTACAAACAACTACATCTCTACAGTTTGCAGTCCTAGATGATCGATGCACCACATTGGGAGGCTATACACCCTCTTTTCAAGAGACACCAGTAACAATTGAGAGCGAACCTGAAAATAGATATGAAGATCAATTTTGTACACATCAAGGTGAATCCTCTACAGTTCCAGtagttgaagatgaagatgaagacgaAGACTATTCTGGGGAAGATAGTGAGGATAGAGATGAGTATGAAGAGAGGATTGACGATGGTGACTTTGACAGGGGTCTTGATGACCATGAAATTACTCCCATTTCTCATGTTGATGATATGCCtgaatgtgatgaagatgatgaggaCGCTAATGCTAGAGTTCAGCATGTTACAAATACGACCCTTGTTTATGAACCTCCTGCCtcatcattttatgaaaatacttgggaaaatatggttgatcctgAAGTTGGTCAGCAAGCATTTGCTTCTTCTTGGAATGCAGACATGAATTTTGCGAAAGGGTTGATTTTTGCTAATAAAAAGGCGGTGAGACGTGCATTAACAATTTACGCCGCAAAGCATAACAGAAACTTTGTGACTAGTAGGTCGACCACAAGTAGACTGTCTGTGAAATGCAGCGATGAATCATGCATGTGGTACGTTGGGGCAGTTATGAAGCCTGAACTCGGACTATGGATGGTCACATCTTATAGGGGTCCTCATAGTTGTATGCCCCTTGCCACGGCCCTtgatggtagaatgatggatTGTAATTTTCTAGCAGAAGAATTTGTTCCATTGTTGAAAGAGAAACACACGGCAACAATTTATCACCTCAGACATTTCATTAAAGGGAAGTATTATGGGCATATTCTTTCTTACTATAAGATATGGGATGCGAAACAACGAGGTATTGCAAAGATATTTGGGGATTGGGAagagtcttaccaaaggttgAGAAAGTTATTGTTAGCATATTGGGATCAAGAACCTGGCACCCGTTTCTGGTTTCACACCATACCCAGGGACGAGTTCGGTGATACAATATTGCGCTATATATTTTGGGCTTTCGCTCCATGCATTGCAGGATTCAAACATTGTAAGCCAGTGATCAGTATTGATGGGACCCATTTGTATGGTAAATATCGAGGAGTGTTGTTGATTGCAATGGCCACCGATGCCAACAACAAGGTTTTGCCTCTTGCCTTTGCCGTTGTGGACAAAGAGTCAGGTTctagttgggggtggtttttaGAACGCCTCAGGAATGCACTGGGGGATGTGATAGCAGATAAGGACATCTGCATAATTTCTGACCGACATAAGGGTATTCAAAGTGCAATTGCAAACTGGCCTAGACATGATGATGGACGACAACGAGTAGTTCACagatattgccttcgacatgttgctagcaacttcaacacGCATTTTCAGGATGCCACTTTAAAGTCATTAGCCTTAAAAGCGGGGTATGCTACTCAGGAATCTAAATTTGAGTTGTACATGCAACCTATCAAGGAAGCTGAGATCGAGGCCCTTAGGAAGAAACGGAGAACCGAGCAGCAGGAAAGTGCACCCGACTCATCCATCATGCCATACACATATCTAATGAACGAGGATCTAGACAAGTGGACCCAACTACATGATGGTGGATACCGTTATGGGGCTATGACAACCAATGTTTCGGAGTGCTTCAATGGAGTACTCAAAGGTGCCCGTGGCCTACCCATTGCTGCAATGGTTGAATTCACTCATTGCAAACTTGTTGCGTATTTCCATGATCGACACAAAGAAATTACTCGTGATCTCTCAAAGGACAAGGTATGGACTAAATATGCCTTAAAAATCTATGGACACAACCTACAAAAATCAATTTCACACCAAATAAATCCGTTTAATAATCTGAATGGTATATATCAAGTAATTACTTCATACAACATCTATAGCTCTGGAGGGGGAAACCATAGTTATGAAGTAAATGTAATGGCCAGAACATGTGGTTGTGGAAAGTGGCAAATGAGAaagatcccttgttcacatgcaattaaagCTCTTCAGTACTTGGGGCAAGATGCGACTGCATATATTGACCCATGTTATAGTTTGGTGAACGCCATTCACACCTACTCACATGCATTTTTGGTGCCAAAGTCAGATTCATTGTGGAGGGATATGGATGGTCCAAAGTGGGTGCCTGACCCAAAACTGTTGCGGGGCAAAGGTCGACCTGTGGCGTCTAGGATACGAAATGAGATGGATGGGGTCCGGCGAGAACCGGGAAGCCGGAGGCCAGATTCTGACTTGAGGGAGATTCAGCAAAAGCAGAGCTGTGGACTGTGTCATCAACATGGGCATAACCGTAGAAGATGTCCGCTTTCCCGTGGGGCTTCGACAAGCAGTAATAATCCAAACTAGGTAAGTGATGCTTTTATATAAAATGCCATGATTGTATCAATTAGCCAAGTTGCATAGATTAGTACgtatgttttgggttttggtatCTAACaacaatatttgaatttttgccaGGCATGCAAATACTCGAGTTTGGAATGGCATTGTAGATGTCAATTGGGGTTCTCTTTATTATGTGTTTGAACTTACTACTGGGTTGTATCCacacaattattattttgtttgtcaCTGAATGAACTTGTAATCGAAGTATTTTATATCCAATGTACCTGTTTCTAGATTGTGATATTATGACTGtttaattttgtctttcaattttaaatccccacaattttgtagtttatattGCTTACTACTCACTAGTTTAATTGTGATGATTGAATTAACTTACTGAAATGAACTTTAAACAGTACATATATATCCAGGCCAGGAACAAATTTTGTCAGAGTGATGTGTGACTTGGACGGTTAATTTTCAATGAATTAAAGGTAGCACTGTACCAAACTTCAACTTCAAACCTTACAGTTACAGACTACAGGACAAGCTAAAtggagaattgggttttgggaaTCTCCATCCCCTTTTTCATATATGAACTAGTCTTGGCCTTGTTAATAGAATCTTTCACAATGTGATAAAGTGAAAGAACACCTATTGGTTATTGCTTAATATTGTCTTTTCTCAGCTGGACGGTACCACTGCCACATGGAGAAGAAGGGACAGCCATCGAGGTCAAGtagaaagcaataaaaaaaaattcaagttatCTCAGTAGAACTACTACCTTACTAAAGCCGCTGCCATAGACAAATAAAGTACGTAAAAACAAGATGAAAGAAATGATCCATATGCTAGCAGGACAGGTTGTGGTACTAGACCAAATTAGATGTGTTCAACAAGTGGGTGGTCCTTTTCTTTCCCAATATCcctggaaaatattttgtttcttccCCTAATGTTTCATTGTAAATTTTAAGgttgtttttttcctcctatTATAGTTAATTATAGAAGACCAAAAAGAGAAATGGCAAGAGAGCTCCACGTAAATGCAATAGCCTCATTatttaggtaaaaaaataaaaataaaaatttattttatttttttggggagaatattatttgtaagggttcttttgctcccaaaaaaaaaacataaaaagccTTTATTGAACCCAATGTTCACAATTCTTAACTATGATTTTTCCTGAATgctatagacacacacacatccTTCCCTTCCCCTTCAAGGGGTAATATATATTGTCAATGAATTATCAACCCTTTGATTATTCGTGCTTTGAGCATTGATGCTACAACTTCCAATTGAAGCTTGGTCAGTACCATCAGTGCAATCATGCTCATTCAtcaaaaaacaaccaaaaagagaaacaataaaCACCCCAAGGAAACACTTATTTCTGAAGACAGTcgttaaaaataacaatttttaagtaCACAGATGTAGTGCTTTAGTTGAACAATTTTTATACTGCTGTAACCGGCCGCAGTCATGATGCTTTGTGATACAATGAGCATATAAATAAACGTAAATATAATTTCCCTTTGCCCTGCATTATTGTATCGTATTAGTATTAAGTTTCTACTATTCTTTCCAATGTCTGACCAGAGTTTTCATTTATCATTACGAACATGCACGTATTTACATATTACCTACCTTTCTAATCAAAGCACTGCTGATTCAGTAATATTGCAGGAACCATTTGTCAACTGTTTTTTAAAGTATCGTTACTGCCAACCATTCTTTATTTATTGTAGTTTTCCAACTCATCTATCATTGGTAATAGTTGTGTTTCCCTCAATTTAAGAATGAGACAGTAAACAGAAATTTTATATGCGAAATATTAAGAAGAATGCAGCGTATCAGGTACAAGTAGCATTCAGGAATAAAAAAGCAAACACAAAAGCCAAGCAAACATATAACATAATCAAAGTCAAGGAGTTCACAACACCATGGTTGAGTCCCATCGTTATTTAAACAGACCATTGGGCTATTTTGAAGTTCCAAAACACCTAATCATGATGACTAATCAGCAGTCCAACTCTGCTCAACAATCTCACGTACTCTCCTATTATATTCACGTTTGTTCTCACTAAACATCCGTGCAGCTTCTGAATTTGCAGGAgaatttgggtttgggtcaCAGAGCAATGACTGCAATCAGAAAATGACAATAGCTTTAAAACAAGAACTCAAGAGTAACATCATCATAAAACCAGAAAGCACATTTGCCAATTCTTTTCTATAAGAAATCAATATACATCATTGCATACTCTATCAATATACATATACAAAGAAGCATGCAAGCAAGTATTTATGTAAAATAACCACATAATAATACAATGGATCACCAACTCCAGTCCAAGCAGCACTTGCCAGATAAGGAATCAGGAACTAGTGAAATCAGAAATGCTAAGTGAAACTTCACAGTTCACAGGTCCATTTTGCTTTCAAATTTATAGATGGCACAAACAAAGAAATTTGTGAAGTGGTATAGCCAAAATGGATAGATGCTACACAGCTACACTATTGTTGCTTATAGTAGCCACTTTGCTTATATACCTTACTTTCTCACTATGGTACCGCTCCATCAACTCTTGAAAAGAATGTTTGTTGTTGATGGACTACTCTATATCAGCAAATGATGATGCACAGGCAATGAACTCCTTCACACGCTCTTGAAAAGGTGTATAATTAACTAATAGACGATCCAAAACGATAAAAGTAGATTCCACCACCTGTGTCATGGACTTGTGTTGAAGCAGATTCATTGATTCAAGATGGGTAAGAAGCTGATTTTGAAGAGGCAACACTGTCTGCTCAAGCACATCCACGTTTAAAGTTGTTACGCTACCTTTTAGCAAAACAGGAGGACTCTTGGGGATTGACAATTCACTCGAAGACTGAGCGTCACGACAAGATATTTGTGATGACGTCTCATCAAATTCAACAATTGAAGGGCTATGATGCAGGTCAGCAGAGCCTTCACAATTAGACACATCTTTATCTCGAGGAACAAATATGGAATCAAAATTAGGGAAAACACCTGCCAAAAATATGAATCAGAGTCACAACCAAAGatgaaagagggaaaaaaaaccaaacaaatggAATGTAATCTGTATTTACCACAAGAGAGAGGCCGAGGTGGAAGAACTAATAAACATCGAGGAGGAGGGAAAGCAAGCCGGCTCAACCAACCCAGAATATGAAGTCCTAAAACTTGACTTATACAATCTGTCACtggaagaaaaaatatatatattaacagaTAACTGATAAGGGCAAGCAGCAAGTTAGTAAGAACAAAGCAAGAGAAACATAAACTATAAAGATACGGTGGgtgagagggggggggggttgggctGGGCAGGGCAGTAACTGTAGGATACATAGCAAATGTGTACATGCGCAAGAAAATACCTTCAGTACAAGTGTCTCCAGCAACAGTAATCTGCCTCCAGATCTCAGCCTGTCCGCAATGAATCTCCCATGCATCATATAATCCAAGTAACGACTTCATTCGGATaatcaattatcaaatttttcttaatcaaCTGAAATGgaatcatcccattttggcaagCACCATTCTCTCCATGAACCAATTGTCTCTGTACCACATTATTGGAAGTCGATGGGCCTTCACACACTCAAACACCACTCACAAATGGAACAAACCCACACTCTCAAAGCACGCAAAGAAAGATAGAATGGAGAGGGAAAAGGAAGAGAATTCTTCTTGTGTTCTTATATCTGTTCTTCACACTTGGTTTGCAATTAATGGAGGAAAACATGAATATATACTACACCATGCAACCTTAATTCTGAcagtattaaattatataaactttaaaattttactactCCATTCAACTTGTTTACTATATTATTTGATGAATGAAATAAAGtctcataaataaaataagttgttcATAAACACTGCAAACATTTCATTAGCAAGTTTCTTATTCTTTCAGTAAACCAGCACAGCGAAATGGACATATAAAGACATCACTAAAAAGTCATGTTTTCCGCCTCTCTCCTAATGGAATCAAAGAGTGCAGTAGATAAATAACGTTCTCCAGAGCTGGGGAAAATCACCTGCAtagcacacaaaatcaaaaggaaaCAGTTAAATAATTGGGTTAAACATATATATGCCGacaagtatatttttcaaactttgaatTAGGTTAAAGAGTGGTAATAATTACACACAGTATGTATGGGACACCCGGACACACGATGCCATGTTAGCTGAAATTATGTTTTGAGAACACAATTTCAATAAAGATTGTGAAATTAAAAACACGATTTTACCATTTCACAAATATAACTTAAATTACAACAAATTGATCAATATTGTATACGATATTATGGCCACACAACCTGCAGCTAAGCAAAAGTGATGGACAGCTTGAAAATAAATATGGTATTCTACAACACTCTTCATCTCCTGGTTTTGGAAGACATGAAGAAATATGGATCCTAGAATGTGCAGTCAGGACTCCGTAGAGCATACAAAAGGAGTCATCCAAAACATATACATAAGAACGGTAAAAGTAccaagaaagaataaagaattgaaGGTGCTAAACATTAACTAACCTTGTTGTCCTCCATTCATGATTGCACTTTCAACCGGTTCTACCCCATACACCTACATTTATACAGGAGAAAGTGGACCATtagtataaagtataaaataatctctctctctctctctaagaatcAAGCACACACACAAACGGACCTTAATCTCTGGGTTTTTCTCCTTCAGGAAATTCCCTGCACCAGTTATTGTACCCCCAGTCCCTATCCCTGAAACCAAAATATCAACTTTCCCTGCTGAAGAGCTCATCAGCCTTCTCAAAAGCACCATTAAGGCCCTTGGTAGGATCTGTAAGGTGCAACTCAGCTCCAAAAGCTAGGGACACAATTCTTCTCTCAATGCTATATGAAGCTGGCATGATAAGTATTAGTCTGTAACCCTTGACAGCTGCAATGAAAGCCAACCCAATGCCAGTATTGCCGCTTGTTATCTCCATGAGAATAGTCTTTTTCCATTATTCAAACATGTCCCGAATCAATGAAAAATATGTTAGTTCTATAATCTGGACTACATACATAGCAATATCTCATATACAATTAAATATAAGTATTAaagagaaactaaaaaaaacaaagaattaaaagtaGAAGTGAAAAACCCTGTAATATGAGCATTACAAATTTGCACaatcatgaaaaataatattgttcCATTTTGCTTTTCACTGAGCCAATTCGAAGTAAAATGCATGCAATCCCACTACTAAcagaaaagccaaaaaatttcATGTACGTGTAATTTCAGTTGAATTTTTTGGAGAGCTAAACAACAGAAAACTAAATATTCTGTAAAGCACTCTATATCTAAATACTTCAACTGAATAAAGACACAATTGATGTAACACAACATGTTACAGGCAAAAACATAGACTAAACAATATGAAAGTCTGGTTCAATATTTTAGTGGCAAAATGATTTCAGAAGTCTTTTGCTACAAGCCACAAGCCATTAGCCAGCAGTAGATCACTGACTAACTATAACAACATATTCATAGCCATTGATCATGATACAGGGTAAATTTATGCATGCAACTAATGATATTTATGTTCTAGCCTTCTCTGTAATAAAAAGAAGGTAAAAGTCTAAGCTGATATTCTAGTCATTCAACTAACAGAAATAAACAAGGcacctcactcatttttaaccCATGATAGGCTGCTCTGCTTTCCAGGAACGGCCAGTCAAAAAAATCACCATTGTACGTGACATAAATACCAGGCTTCACCTCTCGCATATGGGCAAACCACTGTCTAAGAAGCTCTACCTGCAAGAACAATCAGATCACTTAACAAAAATTATCCTGCATAAGCATCCTAAAGCAGTCTAGGAAACCTAATTGATATAAATGCACATGCATATTATATGGACAAACAATAAACACACGTGCTggaacacaaacacatacacatgcaatataaatgtatacCTAACTAAATACATGCatctatacatacatataaagATTTGTGTATCATTACCTCATTTCTCTCATTTGTCACTTTAAAATACCCTTCAAATTCCGGTTTTGGAGTATACTCTAAGTCCTCTATGTCATCTCCAACACActgaaaataaacacaaaaaagttGCAGATATTTATTAGCAATTGCCAATGAAGGATTGAGTCTATCAACACAGAACAAAATCATGGCTAGGGGATCAATGAATAACAAGCAATGGCAATAATGGGGCTTACATAGATgcaaaagaaatgaataataattcattttcatCAGCAATCACTGGAGGAAATCAAACTTTTATGAACATATACTGGCCACAATCTTAAAAATCA contains:
- the LOC115950320 gene encoding uncharacterized protein LOC115950320, giving the protein MIYINIYYGGPLSNANPYDGVSFQGPGIQCYYMMIRRKLKTLNELKVKIMEELQVNPALHDIHITFRSPYEVLNQCINYRYMAITEDKHVKFMFSKMDKWKQAADFELYVTLEPRAEVGVEDEIVQTTTSLQFAVLDDRCTTLGGYTPSFQETPVTIESEPENRYEDQFCTHQGESSTVPVVEDEDEDEDYSGEDSEDRDEYEERIDDGDFDRGLDDHEITPISHVDDMPECDEDDEDANARVQHVTNTTLVYEPPASSFYENTWENMVDPEVGQQAFASSWNADMNFAKGLIFANKKAVRRALTIYAAKHNRNFVTSRSTTSRLSVKCSDESCMWYVGAVMKPELGLWMVTSYRGPHSCMPLATALDGRMMDCNFLAEEFVPLLKEKHTATIYHLRHFIKGKYYGHILSYYKIWDAKQRGIAKIFGDWEESYQRLRKLLLAYWDQEPGTRFWFHTIPRDEFGDTILRYIFWAFAPCIAGFKHCKPVISIDGTHLYGKYRGVLLIAMATDANNKVLPLAFAVVDKESGSSWGWFLERLRNALGDVIADKDICIISDRHKGIQSAIANWPRHDDGRQRVVHRYCLRHVASNFNTHFQDATLKSLALKAGYATQESKFELYMQPIKEAEIEALRKKRRTEQQESAPDSSIMPYTYLMNEDLDKWTQLHDGGYRYGAMTTNVSENYS
- the LOC115995158 gene encoding uncharacterized protein LOC115995158, whose product is MKSLLGLYDAWEIHCGQAEIWRQITVAGDTCTEVTDCISQVLGLHILGWLSRLAFPPPRCLLVLPPRPLSCGVFPNFDSIFVPRDKDVSNCEGSADLHHSPSIVEFDETSSQISCRDAQSSSELSIPKSPPVLLKGSVTTLNVDVLEQTVLPLQNQLLTHLESMNLLQHKSMTQVVESTFIVLDRLLVNYTPFQERVKEFIACASSFADIE